GTTTTTCCCAGGCGGGGTCGGGGTGGGGGTGGTCGAGGGTGTAGTGGAGGCCACGGCTTTCCGGGCGCTGGAGGGCGCAGGCGACAATCAGCTCGGCGACGGTGGCGATGTTGCGCAATTCGAGCAGGTCGGCGGTGATGAGGAAGTCCCAGTAAAATTCCTGAATCTCAGCCTGGAGGTTGAGGATGCGGTTGCGGGCGCGCTGCAGGCGCTTGGTGGTGCGGACGATGCCGACGTAGTCCCACATGACGCGGCGGATTTCATCCCAGTTGTGGGAGACGACGACCATTTCATCGGCATTGGTGGCGTTGCCGCTTTGCCACTCGGGGAGGCGCGCTGGCGGTGGGGGCCAATCGGCGCGGAGGGAGAGGAGGGCGGCGCGGTGGGCGCAGACGATGGCCTCGAGGAGGCTGTTGCTGGCGAGGCGGTTGGCGCCGTGGAGGCCGGTGCAGGCCACTTCGCCAATGGCCAGCAGGCCGGGCAGCTCGGTTTCACCGTCCACGCTGGCCAGCACGCCGCCGCACTGGTAATGGGCGGCGGGGACGACGGGAATAGGCTCCTTGGTCATGTCAATGCCGTACTTGAGGAGCGTTTCGTAGATGTTGGGAAAGCGGTTCATGACAAACCGGGCGGAGAGATGCGAGATGTCCAGCAGGACATAATCGGCGCCGGTGCGTTTCATTTCGCTGTCAATGGCGCGGGCGACGATGTCGCGCGGGGCGAGGGATTTGAGGGGGTGGACGCCGTTCATGAATTCCTCGCCGGCGAGGTTTTTGAGGACGCCGCCCTCGCCGCGGACAGCTTCGCTGATGAGAAAGGATTTGGCCTTGGGATGATAAAGGCAGGTGGGATGAAATTGAATGAACTCCATGTTGGCGATGGGCACGCCGGCGCGATAGGCCATGGCGACGCCGTCGCCGGTGGCGATGTCGGGGTTGGTGGTGTAGAGATAGACTTTGCCACAGCCGCCGGTGGCGAGGACGACGACGCGGGCGGCGAAGGTGTCCACCTGGCCGGTGGTTTTGTTGAGCACATAGGCGCCGACGCAGCGGTTGGGGCCGGGGAGGCCCATTTTGGCGGTGGTGATGAGGTCCACGCCGAAGTGGTTTTCAAAGATGTGGATGTTGGGCTGGCGGGTGCAGGCCTCGAGGAGGGCACGTTCGAGTTCGCGTCCGGTGATGTCCTGGGCGTGGAGGATGCGGCGTTTGGAATGGCCGCCTTCGCGGGTGAGGTCGAGCTCGGCATGGCCGGGAGCGGCGGGGTCGTGCTTCACGCTGAAGCGGGCGCCGTATTCAATCAGCTCAGCGATGCGGGCGGGGCCGTCTTGGACGATGGCGCGGACGACGTCCTCCTTGCAGAGGCCGGCGCCGGCGATGAGGGTGTCGCGCACATGGTCCTCAAAGCTGTCTTCCTTGCTCATCACGGAGGCGATGCCGCCCTGGGCGTAGTTGGTGTTGGATTCGGCGCGATTTTTCTTGGTGACGACGGCGACTTTGCCGCCGGCAGCGGCCTTGAGGGCATAAAACAATCCGGCGATGCCACTGCCAATGACCAGAAAATCGTAATGCTTCACGTTGCCCATAAGCATGTGCGTTTCAGTCATACTCTCTTGCCCAGGGCAGCCCAAGCAATTTCTTGGGGATGAAGGGGCGCCAAGCCGGTTTGGCGAGGGGGGTTGATTGGGTTTGGGCTAAAGAATGGCGCCGGGAAGGATGGCTCCCCTGCCCGGTTGGCGTCGCCGGAAGCGGGAAGGAGGGGCGGGCAATTTTTGCTTCTTTTGCGGGGCATAGTCCGATAGCCTGCGGGCATGTCACAGGCCGAACTTTCGGACGAAGCCCTGCTTGAACAAGCGCGCCAAGGCAGTCTGGAATCGCTGGAAATGCTGGTGAGCCGCTATGAGCAGCCGGTGTACAACCTGGCGATGCGGTTGTTGCGGCATGAGCAGGACGCGGAAGATGTGACGCAGCAGACGTTTTTGAGTCTGGTGGAAAACCTGGATTCGTTTCGGGGGGAAAGCTCTTTTCGGACGTGGCTATACCGGGTGGCAACCTTTGCGGCGTTCAAGATTCTGCGGAAGCGGAAGGGGTTGGAGACGGTCTCTCTAGACGCCTCGGTGGACGCGCAACCGGAGCAGGAGGGGCCGCCGCCGCATCCGGAGTTCATCGCGGACTGGCGGGATACGCCGGAGCATCTGGTGCAACGGCAGGAGGTGAAGCAGCTTATTGAGGAGGCGTTGGGGGAACTGGATGAAAAACACCGGGTGGTGTTCTTATTACGCGATGTGGAGGGATTGTCGGTGGAGGAGACCGCGACGGCGCTGGGCATCACGCCGTCGAATGTAAAGGTGCGGCTGTTGCGGGCGCGGCTGCAATTGCGGGAGCGGTTGACGCGGCGGCTGGGGGATCCGGGGCGTGCGCTGCCGCCGCATCGGCATGAGGAGGTTGAGGACTAAGGGTGTAACTTTTCGGGGGGGAAACGACTCCATTGTAATGGAAACCATGAATTGCGAAGAAATCCTGGCGGCGCTGAATGAGTACGTGGACGGCAACGAGGCTGCTCCGCTGTGCGAGGAGTTCAAGCGGCATTTGGCCGGGTGCCAGCCCTGCCAGGTGGTGGTGAACAACCTGCGGCAGACGATTTTGCTCTGCAAAGACGGCCGGAGCTACGAAATTCCGCCGCAATGCCGGGAGAAAATTCACGCTTTGTTGCGGGAGAAGTTCAAGAGCCGCCAGGCGCCGCAGGGAAACCCGTGAGCCCGGTGCAAGGGGCAAAGGCGCGGGAAAGGTAAAAGGCATCCCCTGCCCCGGTCTGAGGCGGGGTTTCCGTTTTTAATCAGGTGAAGGGATGGCGGTGTGCTGCAGCCTGCCCGGCGAGGGGCTTACTTTTTAGCTGGGGCGTTGCATTTCTCGCAGATTTTCTTTTCTTTGGCGGCTTCGACACAACATGGATGGGCGCAGGCCTTGCCTTTGGCGATGGCTTTATCGCAGCAGGAGGCGTCCTTCTGGCATTTGTCGCAGGTTTTTTCCGCCTTGCGCGCCTCCACACAGCAGGGGTGGGGGCAATCTTTGCCTTTGGCCTTGGCCTGCACGCAGCAGGATTGGGCCGCCGAGGCTCCCCACAGCCCCAGGCTCAGGGCTGCCGCCAACAAGGTTGCCGTCAGGAAACGGTAGGTTTTCATGGGCTTGCTGAGTTTTGATGTTGGTTTCGCTGGTTTGGCCGCCGCGGGGCGCCTGGCGGACGGCTCAACGCTACACCTCCAGCAGGGCTCCCCGATACTACGGGGAGACCATGACTGGTGGTGCAAGTCAAGAGTGTCACAGTTTAAAAGCGTTGACAATCTTAAATTGAGTCGCCCGCTTGCGGGAGGCGCCGCGGGGGCGCTGGCTGGGGCGTGGGGGTGGTGGTGTATGGCAAAGAACAAGAGGGGCTTGGGGCCACGAGCGGAAGGAGAGAAAAAGAGGTATTAGGGAGGTGGCGGTGTGGGCGGGGGGTCGGTGGGGGGTGAAGGCAAGGGAGCGGGTGGCGGTTTGGGGGACCGAGGTTTGAGGCCGAGGATTTGGTCAAGCTGGTCCATCAAGATTTTGGCGGTTTCTTCTTCGTCGTAGGGCTCGGGGGGCGGCTGGTCGGGCGGTTTTTGGGCTTCCAGGCGTTGGCGGGAAAGTTCGATTTTCTGGCGTTCGAGCTCAAGGCGCTGGCGGGCGAGGTCGGCCTGGCGCCATTGGTGAAAAGCGCGGTGAGCGGCGGCGCGGTCTTGGGGGGAGGCGTGGGGGTTGGCGAGGGTCTGGAGGGATTGGGCGAGGATGAGGCGTTCGAGGGCGTTGGCGAGGGTGTGGGGGTCGAGGTTGGGGTCGGCGAGGAGCTGCTGGGCGAGGGCGGCGGCGGAGGCGGAGAGAGCGGCGAGGGACGCGAGGGGGTCGGCGGCCGCGGGTTGCGGGTGGTCTTTTTGGGGCTGGCGTGGTTTAGCCATACGCGGGTGAGCATGGGGAGGCGGGCGGGCAAAGGGAGTGCTCCGGGAGCGGAAAAGAATAAGCGAGGGGCGCAGACGGCCTACGGCGAGTGGTGGGCGTGGATGATACATGGCTTGTCATGGGGGCGGGTTTGGGGTTTATATCGGTCATGCAACAACGCAACCGCAAGCCGGTGAACAGTGCGCTGCAAAAGCGCATTGAGGAATTGGTGGCCAGCCAGGGGGGAGGCTACAATGAGGATTTGGTGGCGGACATGATTGGGACGTCGCTGAAACTGCTGAAGGATGTGAAGCATCGGGGGGATGTGCGGATTATTCAGACGGCGTTGCGGGAGCTGCGTTATGCGTTCAAGCTGTTCGAGCCGTATGCGGGGGTGCGGAAGGTGGCGATATTTGGGTCGGCGCGGACGCGTCCGCAAAAGCCCGAGTACAAACAGGCGGTGGAGTTTGCGCGGCGGATGGTGGAGGCGGGATTCATGGTGATTACGGGGGCGGGGCCGGGAATCATGCAGGCGGGACACGAGGGGGCTGGGCCGGAGAAGAGTTTTGGGGCGAACATCCGGCTGCCGTGGGAGCAGTCGGCGAATCCGGTGATTCTGCAGGACAAAAAGCTGGTGACGTTCAAATACTTTTTCACGCGGAAGCTGACGTTCATCCGGCAGAGCGATGCGCTGGCGTTGTTTCCGGGAGGTTTTGGGACGCTGGACGAGGGTTTTGAGGCGCTGACGTTGATGCAAACGGGGAAAAGCCAGATTATGCCGCTGGTGTTGATAGACAAGCCGGGGGGCACGTATTGGAAGACGTGGGACAAGCATGTGCGGGAGCATTTGCTGCGGAATGAGCTGATTTCGCCGGAGGATTTGCATTTGTATCAAATCACCGATGATCCGGCGGAGGCGGTGAAATGGATAACGCGGTTTTACCGGAATTATCATTCATTCCGGTACGTGAAGGATTTGCTGGTGCTGCGGCTGCAGCATGCGCCGAGCGCGGGGGCGCTGCGGAGTTTGAACGAGGACTTTGCGGATATTGTGAAGGGGGCGCCGTTCCAGATTATTCCGGCGACGCCGGAGGAGATGGAGGATGAGGACGTGCCGCATCTGCCGCGGCTGGCGTTTGGGTTCAATCGCAAGAGCTACGGGCGGCTGCGGGAGCTGATTGACCGGTTGAACACGCTGTGAAAGCGCTGCCCTGCCCTTTGGTGGACGTGCACCTGCATTTGCAGGATGACTTTCTGGCGGCGCGGCTGGAGGAGGTGGTGGGGCTGGCACGGGCCGGTGGGGTGGAGTGGTTTTGCAGCAACGGGGCGGAAGAGCGGGACTGGCCGGTGGTGCTGGCGCAGGCGCGGGCGCATCCGGAGATTGTGCCGTGTTTTGGGCTGCATCCGTGGTATGTGAGCGAGCGTTCGCCGCAGTGGCTGGAGCAACTGGAGTGGCATCTGGAGGCGATACCGTCGGCGGTGGGGGAAATTGGGCTGGACCGGTGGAAGGAGCCGCGGGATGAAGCGGCGCAGGAGGAGGTGTTTCGGGCGCAACTGGCGGTGGCGCGGCGCCGCGAGTTGCCGGTGATGATTCATTGTGTGCGGGCGTGGGGATGGCTGATGGAGGTGTTGCGGAGCGAGGCGGCGTTGCCGGCGGGATTTTTATTGCATGCGTATGGGGGGCCGGTGGAACTCATCCAGCCGCTGGCGGAGATGGGCGCGTATTTTAGTTATGGGGGCAGCACGCTGGACGAGCGGAAGAAGTTGCGGCGGGAGACGCTGCCGCAAATACCGCGGGACCGGCTGCTGTTGGAAACGGATGCGCCGGACATGCCGCCGCCGCCGGCACATTGTGTGCGGGCCTTGCAGGATGCGGGGGGCCGGCGGGTGAATGAGCCGGCGAATTTGCGGCCCATATTGCAGGGGGTGGCGGCATTGCTGGGGATGGAGGAAGAGGAACTGGCCGAACAGTTGTGGGCCAACAGC
This is a stretch of genomic DNA from Fontisphaera persica. It encodes these proteins:
- the nadB gene encoding L-aspartate oxidase, with translation MTETHMLMGNVKHYDFLVIGSGIAGLFYALKAAAGGKVAVVTKKNRAESNTNYAQGGIASVMSKEDSFEDHVRDTLIAGAGLCKEDVVRAIVQDGPARIAELIEYGARFSVKHDPAAPGHAELDLTREGGHSKRRILHAQDITGRELERALLEACTRQPNIHIFENHFGVDLITTAKMGLPGPNRCVGAYVLNKTTGQVDTFAARVVVLATGGCGKVYLYTTNPDIATGDGVAMAYRAGVPIANMEFIQFHPTCLYHPKAKSFLISEAVRGEGGVLKNLAGEEFMNGVHPLKSLAPRDIVARAIDSEMKRTGADYVLLDISHLSARFVMNRFPNIYETLLKYGIDMTKEPIPVVPAAHYQCGGVLASVDGETELPGLLAIGEVACTGLHGANRLASNSLLEAIVCAHRAALLSLRADWPPPPARLPEWQSGNATNADEMVVVSHNWDEIRRVMWDYVGIVRTTKRLQRARNRILNLQAEIQEFYWDFLITADLLELRNIATVAELIVACALQRPESRGLHYTLDHPHPDPAWEKRDTLLRRPPPPSP
- a CDS encoding RNA polymerase sigma factor, with product MSQAELSDEALLEQARQGSLESLEMLVSRYEQPVYNLAMRLLRHEQDAEDVTQQTFLSLVENLDSFRGESSFRTWLYRVATFAAFKILRKRKGLETVSLDASVDAQPEQEGPPPHPEFIADWRDTPEHLVQRQEVKQLIEEALGELDEKHRVVFLLRDVEGLSVEETATALGITPSNVKVRLLRARLQLRERLTRRLGDPGRALPPHRHEEVED
- a CDS encoding anti-sigma factor family protein, with protein sequence MNCEEILAALNEYVDGNEAAPLCEEFKRHLAGCQPCQVVVNNLRQTILLCKDGRSYEIPPQCREKIHALLREKFKSRQAPQGNP
- a CDS encoding LOG family protein, encoding MQQRNRKPVNSALQKRIEELVASQGGGYNEDLVADMIGTSLKLLKDVKHRGDVRIIQTALRELRYAFKLFEPYAGVRKVAIFGSARTRPQKPEYKQAVEFARRMVEAGFMVITGAGPGIMQAGHEGAGPEKSFGANIRLPWEQSANPVILQDKKLVTFKYFFTRKLTFIRQSDALALFPGGFGTLDEGFEALTLMQTGKSQIMPLVLIDKPGGTYWKTWDKHVREHLLRNELISPEDLHLYQITDDPAEAVKWITRFYRNYHSFRYVKDLLVLRLQHAPSAGALRSLNEDFADIVKGAPFQIIPATPEEMEDEDVPHLPRLAFGFNRKSYGRLRELIDRLNTL
- a CDS encoding TatD family hydrolase, which gives rise to MKALPCPLVDVHLHLQDDFLAARLEEVVGLARAGGVEWFCSNGAEERDWPVVLAQARAHPEIVPCFGLHPWYVSERSPQWLEQLEWHLEAIPSAVGEIGLDRWKEPRDEAAQEEVFRAQLAVARRRELPVMIHCVRAWGWLMEVLRSEAALPAGFLLHAYGGPVELIQPLAEMGAYFSYGGSTLDERKKLRRETLPQIPRDRLLLETDAPDMPPPPAHCVRALQDAGGRRVNEPANLRPILQGVAALLGMEEEELAEQLWANSRRFLGRWLMART